A stretch of the Campylobacter concisus genome encodes the following:
- a CDS encoding class 1 fructose-bisphosphatase: protein MQELNQIFNTIKEIAKEISEVIKYADLGYTTHENATGDTQLKLDVKSDEIITAKFKELAYVKALISEEKEDALEINKNAKFIIAYDPLDGSSLVDVNFAVGSIFGIYENEVKPENLIAAAYSIYGPRLELVIAEKKGALPKFYRLGKDGEFKFVKELELKEKGKLNATGATQKGWSQTHRNFINELFNEGYRLRYSGAMVSDLHQILLKGGGLFSYPATSDHPNGKLRVVFEVLPFAFIYENAKGATTNGKNQTLFDIKIEKNHQTTPCFFGSRDEISLLHKFYEQK, encoded by the coding sequence ATGCAAGAATTAAATCAAATTTTTAACACCATAAAAGAGATCGCAAAAGAGATAAGCGAAGTGATAAAATACGCCGATCTTGGCTACACAACTCACGAAAACGCAACTGGCGACACACAACTAAAGCTTGATGTCAAAAGCGACGAGATCATCACAGCTAAATTTAAGGAGCTTGCCTACGTAAAAGCGCTAATTAGCGAAGAGAAAGAGGACGCTCTTGAGATAAATAAAAATGCTAAATTTATCATCGCTTACGATCCTCTTGATGGCTCAAGCCTAGTTGATGTAAATTTCGCCGTTGGCTCGATCTTTGGTATCTATGAAAACGAAGTAAAACCAGAAAATTTAATAGCCGCAGCTTACAGCATATATGGCCCAAGACTTGAACTTGTAATTGCAGAGAAAAAGGGCGCTTTGCCTAAATTTTATAGACTTGGCAAAGATGGCGAATTTAAATTTGTAAAAGAGCTTGAGCTAAAAGAAAAAGGCAAGCTAAATGCCACGGGAGCCACGCAAAAGGGCTGGAGCCAAACGCATAGAAATTTTATAAACGAGCTATTTAACGAGGGCTACAGACTAAGATACTCAGGTGCAATGGTGAGCGATTTGCATCAAATTTTACTAAAAGGTGGCGGTCTTTTTAGCTACCCAGCAACGAGCGATCATCCAAATGGCAAGCTAAGAGTAGTCTTTGAAGTGTTGCCATTTGCCTTCATATATGAAAACGCAAAGGGCGCAACGACAAACGGCAAAAATCAAACACTTTTTGATATAAAAATAGAAAAAAATCACCAAACAACGCCATGCTTCTTTGGCTCACGTGATGAAATTTCTCTTTTGCATAAATTTTACGAGCAAAAATAA
- a CDS encoding multiheme c-type cytochrome → MFKKSLMLLACLMSFGFAANMDANKSDALNLNVVKNIKVAHKMSDLSKSCVECHAKETPGIVADWKNSRHAHVGVSCMDCHSVNADNPMASVKVHPKDSNNHVSMLVSPKTCAKCHENEVEEFVKSGHARGAMQMYANPVIVKLMYHYEGMDHPEYKMAPDATGCSQCHGTVIKLDADHKPTKETWPNYGIGNVYPDGGVGGCKSCHSAHTFSIAEARKPAACASCHLGPDHPDIEIFNNSMHGHIYNSEAHKWNFDAAPDTWDVPDFRAPTCAACHMSGVGETTTTHNVSRRLKWNLWGVSSKLRTAGDEQAAVVYEKTGKLNVGTPLAGHPNGPEAARAEMKLVCKACHTSTHTDNFFIMGDKQVELYNVYNAEATKMLEELKAKNLLLEDAWSDEFQDVYYHMWHHEGRRMRQGALMGGPDYSHWHGVFEVKNDIRKLREIYKQRIETGKVK, encoded by the coding sequence ATGTTTAAAAAGTCGCTAATGTTATTAGCCTGTCTAATGTCTTTTGGCTTTGCCGCAAACATGGATGCAAATAAATCTGACGCTTTAAACCTTAATGTTGTAAAAAACATTAAAGTTGCTCACAAAATGTCAGACTTATCAAAAAGCTGTGTTGAGTGCCACGCTAAAGAGACACCCGGCATAGTTGCCGATTGGAAAAATAGTCGCCACGCTCACGTTGGCGTAAGTTGTATGGATTGTCACTCTGTAAATGCAGATAATCCTATGGCTTCAGTTAAGGTGCATCCAAAAGATTCTAACAACCATGTTTCAATGCTAGTTAGCCCAAAAACTTGTGCTAAGTGTCACGAAAATGAGGTTGAAGAATTTGTTAAGAGTGGTCACGCAAGAGGTGCTATGCAAATGTATGCTAACCCTGTGATAGTAAAACTAATGTATCACTATGAAGGTATGGATCATCCAGAATACAAAATGGCTCCAGACGCTACTGGTTGTTCTCAGTGCCACGGAACCGTCATCAAACTAGACGCTGATCACAAACCTACAAAAGAGACTTGGCCAAACTACGGTATAGGTAATGTTTATCCTGATGGTGGCGTAGGCGGATGTAAATCATGCCACAGCGCACACACATTTAGCATAGCTGAAGCTAGAAAACCAGCTGCTTGTGCATCTTGCCACCTTGGACCTGATCACCCAGATATTGAGATCTTTAACAACTCAATGCACGGACATATCTATAATAGCGAAGCTCACAAATGGAATTTTGATGCTGCTCCTGATACATGGGATGTACCAGACTTTAGAGCTCCAACTTGTGCAGCTTGCCACATGAGTGGTGTTGGTGAAACAACAACAACTCACAATGTTTCAAGAAGACTAAAATGGAACCTATGGGGCGTCAGCAGTAAGCTAAGAACAGCTGGTGATGAACAAGCTGCTGTTGTTTACGAAAAAACTGGCAAACTAAACGTAGGAACACCTCTAGCAGGTCATCCAAATGGACCAGAAGCAGCAAGAGCTGAGATGAAGCTAGTTTGTAAAGCTTGCCATACATCAACTCATACAGATAACTTCTTCATTATGGGTGATAAACAAGTAGAGCTTTATAACGTTTACAATGCTGAAGCAACTAAGATGCTTGAAGAGTTGAAAGCTAAAAACCTACTACTAGAAGATGCTTGGTCAGATGAATTCCAAGATGTCTATTATCATATGTGGCACCATGAAGGTCGTCGTATGAGACAAGGCGCTCTAATGGGTGGTCCTGACTACTCACACTGGCATGGTGTATTCGAAGTTAAAAATGATATAAGAAAACTTCGTGAGATCTACAAACAAAGAATTGAGACTGGTAAAGTTAAATAA
- the gltX gene encoding glutamate--tRNA ligase, translated as MYRFAPSPTGDMHIGNLRAAIFNYICSLQDKSGFILRIEDTDKERNIEGKEKDILEILSKFGIKPEQIYIQSENLKFHRQLASKLLIDKKAFACFCTEEELEAKKQKAKEQGVAYRYDGTCERLSDTEVLNCEKPFVIRMKKPTRTMSFTDAIKGELSFEPDAVDSFVIMRADKTPTYNFACAVDDMLEGVTFVIRGEDHVSNTPKQDLIREGLGYTGKMNYAHLPILLNIDGKKMSKRENESSVKWLFEQGFLPEAIANYLILLGNKTPTEIFTIEDAVKWFDITKISRSPARFDVKKLEQINREHIKLASKERIKEIFGVDDSKVELVKFYTQESSLVPEIKAKVEAIYSPKIAPDEYKNEFEIIKKAAQNLKTCESFDEFKKELMSATNLKGKNFFMPLRALLTNDLHGPELSELYPLIKDDLAKILI; from the coding sequence ATGTATCGTTTTGCACCCTCTCCAACAGGAGATATGCACATAGGAAATTTACGTGCAGCTATTTTTAATTATATTTGTTCTTTGCAAGATAAAAGTGGTTTTATTTTACGTATAGAAGATACAGACAAAGAGCGAAATATTGAAGGAAAAGAGAAAGATATCTTAGAAATTTTAAGCAAATTTGGCATAAAACCAGAGCAAATTTACATCCAAAGCGAAAACTTAAAATTCCACAGACAGCTAGCTTCAAAACTACTCATCGATAAGAAGGCATTTGCTTGCTTTTGTACCGAAGAAGAACTCGAGGCAAAAAAACAAAAAGCAAAAGAGCAAGGTGTGGCATATAGATATGACGGCACCTGCGAGAGACTAAGCGATACTGAAGTTTTAAACTGCGAGAAGCCGTTTGTTATCCGAATGAAAAAGCCAACACGCACTATGAGCTTTACAGACGCTATAAAAGGCGAGCTAAGCTTTGAGCCAGACGCAGTTGATAGCTTTGTCATCATGAGAGCGGACAAAACTCCAACTTATAACTTTGCCTGCGCGGTTGATGATATGCTTGAGGGCGTGACCTTTGTCATACGCGGTGAGGATCACGTGAGCAACACACCAAAGCAAGACCTCATACGCGAGGGGCTTGGCTACACTGGCAAGATGAACTACGCGCATTTGCCTATCCTTTTAAATATAGATGGCAAAAAAATGAGCAAGCGCGAGAACGAATCAAGCGTAAAATGGCTCTTTGAGCAGGGATTTTTACCTGAGGCGATCGCAAACTATTTGATACTTCTTGGCAACAAAACTCCAACTGAAATTTTTACGATCGAAGATGCGGTAAAGTGGTTTGATATAACCAAAATTTCACGCTCACCGGCTAGATTTGACGTGAAAAAACTTGAGCAAATAAATAGAGAACACATCAAGCTTGCTTCAAAAGAGCGCATAAAAGAGATCTTTGGCGTGGATGATAGCAAGGTTGAGCTAGTTAAATTTTACACTCAAGAGAGCTCCCTAGTACCTGAGATAAAGGCAAAAGTAGAGGCTATATACTCACCAAAAATAGCTCCGGATGAGTATAAAAACGAATTTGAAATCATCAAAAAAGCAGCTCAGAATTTAAAAACATGCGAGAGCTTTGATGAGTTTAAAAAAGAGCTTATGAGCGCTACAAATTTAAAAGGTAAAAACTTTTTCATGCCGCTACGTGCGCTTCTTACAAACGACCTTCACGGCCCTGAGCTAAGCGAGCTCTATCCTCTTATCAAAGATGATCTGGCCAAAATTTTAATCTAG
- a CDS encoding ferrochelatase, whose amino-acid sequence MTIENLTRLINAEALNAPTITSVSEFVFELKHVRRGFAYICLNANDSDIETAIKQGAYAIISEDNVPIIDKEIAFLKVSSLQTAMIKLMRFEATHKDLKFCAVNPFINDFLEKSKLGSNAHVMSKNITELFNQIFHAKVFDVFFGDDTRTLQRISPLFETIYTDTTMHEINPSSIFFTNTVFKQTYYQNLNIPRVFAGMFYGLLKFLDSNKISFKPYEGRIHGHFDPIFIDKNFIPTSFGNSFRAIITESDEDLFISQSIFLNKKFSPDEIKICLPEGSLLKVQNAIYFKNLSEIKKLKNFIYILILCQKEELLEELHKTSEENLLF is encoded by the coding sequence ATGACAATAGAAAATTTAACTCGTCTAATAAATGCCGAGGCTCTAAACGCACCGACGATAACTAGCGTAAGCGAGTTTGTTTTCGAGCTAAAGCATGTAAGACGTGGCTTTGCATATATTTGCTTAAACGCAAACGATAGCGATATAGAAACAGCGATTAAACAAGGCGCATACGCCATAATTAGCGAAGATAATGTGCCAATTATTGACAAAGAGATCGCCTTTTTAAAAGTTAGTAGCTTACAGACCGCCATGATAAAGCTCATGAGATTTGAGGCTACTCATAAAGATCTAAAATTTTGCGCCGTAAATCCTTTTATAAATGACTTTTTAGAAAAATCAAAGCTTGGCTCTAACGCACACGTCATGTCAAAAAATATCACTGAGCTTTTTAATCAAATTTTTCATGCAAAGGTCTTTGATGTCTTTTTTGGCGATGATACAAGAACACTTCAGCGAATATCGCCTCTTTTTGAGACCATTTACACAGATACAACTATGCACGAGATAAATCCGAGCTCGATCTTTTTTACAAACACAGTTTTTAAGCAAACATACTATCAAAACTTAAACATACCACGAGTTTTTGCTGGGATGTTTTATGGGCTTTTAAAATTTCTTGATAGCAATAAAATTTCATTTAAGCCTTACGAAGGTAGGATTCACGGGCATTTTGACCCGATTTTTATAGATAAAAATTTTATTCCTACTAGTTTTGGAAATAGCTTTAGAGCCATAATTACTGAAAGTGATGAAGATTTATTCATAAGCCAAAGTATATTTTTAAATAAAAAATTTAGCCCTGATGAGATAAAAATTTGCTTGCCAGAAGGCTCTTTGTTAAAAGTACAAAACGCAATCTACTTTAAAAATTTAAGCGAGATAAAAAAGCTTAAAAATTTTATCTACATATTGATTTTATGCCAAAAAGAGGAGCTTTTAGAAGAGCTTCACAAAACATCTGAAGAAAATCTACTCTTTTAA
- a CDS encoding YggT family protein translates to MILSTLFSAIANILHLIITVYTWVIIAAALISWVRPDPGSPVVQLLYRLTEPVYSFIRRYIKTNFSGIDFTPLIVLLALQFLDQFLIRLLFGFAASL, encoded by the coding sequence ATGATACTTTCCACCCTATTTTCAGCGATTGCAAACATTTTACACCTTATTATTACGGTCTATACTTGGGTCATCATCGCAGCAGCTCTGATTAGCTGGGTCAGACCTGATCCTGGCTCGCCAGTCGTACAGCTACTTTATAGGCTAACTGAGCCGGTTTATAGCTTTATTAGACGCTATATAAAAACAAATTTTAGCGGTATCGACTTTACACCGCTTATTGTGCTTTTAGCACTTCAATTTTTAGATCAATTTTTAATAAGGCTTTTATTTGGTTTTGCTGCGTCACTTTAG
- a CDS encoding cytochrome c3 family protein has protein sequence MAEVKKKFFVWSSVIIGIVIGLIASMGIADALHATGSGYICTICHTMDPMNAAYHEDVHGGNNKLGIKAECSACHLNHTSAYTYVLTKLKVSINDGYKTFFTDTDKIDWRKKREHASHFVYDSGCLTCHSNLKNVIQAGKSFLPHRDYFVLGNPNKKSCVDCHEHVGHKNLGLQIDKFEAIKKQENNKTK, from the coding sequence TTGGCTGAAGTTAAGAAGAAATTTTTTGTTTGGTCATCTGTTATTATCGGCATTGTGATCGGACTTATTGCGTCTATGGGTATTGCTGATGCACTTCATGCAACTGGTAGTGGCTACATCTGTACCATTTGTCACACGATGGATCCTATGAATGCTGCATATCATGAAGATGTACACGGCGGCAATAACAAGCTTGGCATAAAAGCTGAATGTTCAGCCTGTCACCTAAATCATACAAGTGCCTATACCTATGTACTTACAAAACTTAAAGTATCGATAAATGATGGTTATAAGACATTTTTTACAGATACGGACAAGATCGACTGGCGTAAAAAACGCGAGCATGCATCTCACTTTGTCTATGATAGTGGATGTTTGACTTGCCACTCAAATTTAAAAAATGTTATTCAAGCTGGTAAATCATTCTTGCCACACAGAGATTATTTCGTTCTTGGAAATCCTAATAAGAAATCATGTGTTGACTGCCATGAGCATGTTGGTCACAAGAATTTAGGACTACAAATCGATAAATTTGAAGCAATTAAAAAACAAGAAAACAATAAAACCAAGTAA
- the mscL gene encoding large-conductance mechanosensitive channel protein MscL, producing MSFISEFKEFAMRGNVIDMAVGVVIGGAFGKIVSSLVGDVIMPVVGVLTGGVNFTDLKLTLKEAVEGAPAVTINYGSFIQTMVDFLIIAFCIFCVIKALNTLKNKLPKEEPAPAEPETPADIALLTEIRDLLKK from the coding sequence ATGAGTTTTATAAGCGAATTTAAAGAATTTGCGATGCGTGGAAATGTCATAGATATGGCTGTTGGCGTTGTTATAGGTGGCGCGTTTGGAAAGATCGTTTCATCACTAGTTGGTGATGTTATCATGCCTGTTGTTGGCGTTTTAACTGGCGGTGTAAATTTCACTGATCTTAAGCTTACACTAAAAGAAGCGGTAGAGGGAGCGCCTGCCGTTACGATAAACTATGGCTCATTTATACAAACAATGGTTGATTTTTTAATAATCGCATTTTGTATTTTCTGCGTCATCAAAGCTTTAAATACACTTAAAAATAAATTACCAAAAGAGGAGCCAGCTCCAGCAGAGCCTGAAACTCCAGCCGACATTGCACTTTTAACTGAGATTAGAGATCTACTTAAAAAATAA
- the metG gene encoding methionine--tRNA ligase, which translates to MKEKAYITTPIYYVNDVPHIGHAYTTIIADTLARFNRLQGKETYFMTGTDEHGQKIEQAARARGKTPKEYADEISAKFRSLWDEFEISYDHFIRTTDEEHKQTVQNVFEKMQTNGDIYKGEYEGFYCVSCETFFNQRDLLEDNHCPDCGRATSLVKEESYFFKLSKYEDALLKWYENDELCVIPKGKKNEVVSFVKGGLKDLSVTRTSFDWGIKLPKSANDEKHVMYVWLDALINYLTTLGYSRDDARMDLWPYTTHIVGKDILRFHAVYWPAFLMSLGLPLPKHVAAHGWWTINGEKMSKSKGNVINPREVANAYGLENFRYFLLREVPFGQDGDYSQKALIERINSELGNGLGNLLSRIIGMSAKYSDYKIGSKDVLKFHKAELDEAKGYLDEAIKNLEILATNRYLEDLWKVVTLANAAVAKYEPWSLIKAGKTDEANALVALCANLLAKVAILLSPAMPKTCAKIADTLGFSIDTASYETLVLKNEISNFVAKATDPLFPRIEKELMSEANEPKVEAKAEPKEEKKEDEIISIDDFAKVVIKVGEVLECERVEGSEKLLKFKIDLGEEQSRQILSGIAKYYEPSSLVGKQVCVLANLKERTMMKKYVSQGMILSASDGSLTLLGTQGKVKNGAIVG; encoded by the coding sequence ATGAAAGAAAAAGCTTATATAACGACCCCAATATACTATGTAAACGACGTGCCACACATCGGCCATGCCTACACGACTATCATCGCTGATACACTTGCTAGATTTAACCGCCTGCAAGGCAAAGAAACATACTTTATGACAGGCACAGACGAGCACGGACAAAAGATCGAGCAAGCAGCACGTGCTAGAGGCAAGACTCCAAAAGAGTATGCTGACGAGATTAGCGCTAAATTTAGATCACTTTGGGATGAGTTTGAAATAAGCTACGACCATTTTATAAGAACGACTGACGAAGAGCACAAGCAAACCGTACAAAATGTCTTTGAAAAGATGCAAACAAATGGCGATATTTACAAAGGCGAATATGAGGGATTTTATTGCGTTAGTTGCGAAACATTTTTTAATCAAAGAGATCTACTAGAAGACAATCACTGTCCGGACTGCGGCCGAGCTACATCTTTAGTTAAAGAAGAGAGCTACTTTTTTAAGCTTTCAAAATATGAAGATGCGCTTTTAAAATGGTACGAAAACGACGAGCTTTGCGTCATCCCAAAGGGTAAGAAAAACGAGGTCGTAAGCTTTGTAAAAGGTGGACTAAAAGATCTCTCTGTAACAAGAACGAGCTTTGACTGGGGCATAAAGCTACCAAAGAGCGCAAACGATGAAAAGCACGTTATGTACGTCTGGCTTGACGCGCTTATAAACTACCTAACAACACTAGGATATTCAAGAGATGACGCTAGAATGGATCTTTGGCCATACACTACTCACATCGTTGGTAAGGACATTTTACGCTTTCACGCAGTTTACTGGCCGGCATTTTTGATGAGTCTTGGCTTGCCATTACCAAAACACGTAGCAGCGCACGGCTGGTGGACCATAAATGGCGAAAAGATGAGCAAAAGTAAGGGTAATGTTATAAACCCAAGAGAGGTTGCAAATGCTTACGGACTTGAAAATTTCAGATACTTTTTGCTTAGAGAGGTGCCGTTTGGGCAAGATGGCGATTACAGCCAAAAGGCTTTGATTGAGCGCATAAATTCAGAACTTGGCAACGGACTTGGCAACCTGCTAAGCCGCATTATTGGCATGAGCGCAAAGTATAGCGACTATAAAATCGGCTCAAAAGATGTGCTCAAATTTCACAAAGCTGAGCTTGATGAAGCAAAAGGCTACCTTGATGAAGCTATAAAAAATTTAGAAATTTTAGCAACAAATCGCTATTTAGAAGATCTTTGGAAGGTCGTAACGCTTGCAAATGCAGCCGTTGCGAAGTATGAGCCATGGTCGCTTATCAAAGCTGGCAAAACTGACGAGGCAAACGCACTTGTGGCACTTTGCGCAAATTTACTTGCAAAAGTAGCGATACTACTTAGCCCAGCTATGCCAAAAACTTGTGCCAAGATAGCTGACACGCTTGGCTTTAGCATAGATACGGCTTCTTATGAAACTCTTGTCTTAAAAAATGAAATTTCAAATTTCGTAGCAAAAGCTACAGATCCACTTTTCCCAAGGATAGAAAAAGAGCTAATGAGCGAGGCAAATGAGCCAAAGGTTGAGGCAAAAGCTGAGCCAAAAGAGGAGAAAAAAGAGGACGAAATCATTAGCATTGATGACTTTGCAAAGGTGGTGATAAAAGTAGGTGAAGTGCTAGAGTGCGAGAGAGTTGAAGGTAGCGAGAAGCTGCTTAAATTTAAGATAGATCTTGGCGAGGAGCAGTCACGTCAAATTTTATCTGGCATTGCAAAATACTACGAGCCTAGCTCGCTTGTGGGCAAACAAGTTTGCGTTTTAGCAAATTTAAAAGAGCGAACGATGATGAAAAAATATGTCTCTCAAGGCATGATCCTAAGCGCATCTGATGGCTCGCTAACGCTTCTTGGTACGCAAGGCAAAGTTAAAAATGGTGCGATCGTTGGCTAA
- the mobB gene encoding molybdopterin-guanine dinucleotide biosynthesis protein B, with product MKRLAIAFSGPSNSGKTTLILKVAKKFIDDGLKVAIVKHDPGDKAKFDVEGKDSFKFSQTGADVVVMSPTRTTYFSQKPQEINDVIKMLGEFDMLLVEGLKTLPLPRLSVFKDEIDEKYLSFSDAIATYKKQIPYEIKNINLDDIDAICAWIIKNAKAV from the coding sequence ATGAAAAGACTTGCTATTGCTTTTTCTGGCCCTTCAAATAGCGGGAAAACGACTCTTATTTTAAAGGTAGCAAAAAAATTTATAGATGATGGTTTGAAAGTCGCGATAGTAAAACATGATCCAGGCGACAAGGCCAAATTTGATGTTGAAGGCAAGGATAGCTTTAAATTTTCTCAAACTGGAGCAGATGTGGTGGTGATGAGTCCGACTAGAACAACTTATTTTTCACAAAAACCACAAGAAATTAACGATGTCATTAAAATGCTAGGCGAGTTTGATATGCTCTTAGTTGAGGGTTTAAAGACGCTTCCACTACCAAGGTTAAGTGTTTTTAAAGATGAAATAGATGAAAAATATCTTAGCTTTTCAGATGCGATCGCAACATACAAAAAACAAATTCCTTACGAGATAAAAAATATAAATTTAGACGATATAGACGCTATTTGTGCGTGGATAATCAAAAATGCAAAGGCTGTATAA
- a CDS encoding lytic transglycosylase domain-containing protein gives MVLLRHFSILSLACVALLAKIYTYEELKNEPKSLAKDYYINRLINEGSYTKEQIADLSSDVFRKAGLVQKSIDKILPPKAAPSKCPGVNAKNITQANLTCQNLLTSISFSLKLDNHTREILAANLAKTNPEKSKILLVLNEANPAKAFANLNDTKSFLELFNASSPQNKSILFSESFDANFMTKLYSQKGFTNLLNDIVFNKKYEGFRRNLLSIDPAVTEKSDAFTLGLNAILLGQDDIAFSLFARAKSTFERAWQRDNTTFWQYQISKNESFLKELSASKDANIYSLYARDLIGGEPLEVIVPKPSKQNIENFDVSDPFLWNKTAALVKDMNATQASEFAKKFYTNESIGAYAFFMQKAHGWEKQYFLMPSSPELEGISNERKSMIYALARQESLFIPSVVSTSYALGMMQFMPFLANAIGKKELKIPNFDQDDLFKTDVAFKFANHHLNYLDKFLYHPLFTAYAYNGGIGFTKKLITRDDMFKEGKFEPFLSIELVPVGETRNYGKKVLANYVIYMALTGSNIKISQLFENLTKPALTDKFRN, from the coding sequence TTGGTTTTGCTGCGTCACTTTAGTATTCTCTCTCTTGCTTGTGTTGCTCTTTTAGCTAAAATTTATACCTATGAAGAGCTAAAAAACGAGCCAAAAAGCCTTGCAAAAGACTACTACATCAACCGCCTTATCAACGAGGGCAGTTACACAAAAGAGCAGATAGCAGATCTTTCTAGTGATGTGTTTAGAAAAGCAGGCCTTGTTCAAAAATCAATCGATAAAATTTTACCTCCAAAAGCGGCTCCTAGCAAATGCCCTGGTGTAAATGCAAAAAATATCACCCAGGCAAATCTAACCTGCCAAAATTTGCTAACATCCATTTCTTTTAGCTTAAAGCTTGATAATCACACTCGTGAAATTTTAGCAGCCAATCTTGCAAAGACAAATCCAGAAAAATCAAAAATTTTACTCGTATTAAATGAAGCAAATCCGGCTAAAGCTTTTGCAAATTTAAACGATACAAAGAGCTTTTTAGAGCTATTTAACGCCTCTAGCCCGCAAAATAAAAGTATACTTTTTAGCGAAAGTTTTGATGCAAATTTCATGACCAAGCTCTACTCACAAAAGGGCTTTACAAATTTATTAAACGATATTGTTTTTAATAAAAAATATGAAGGTTTTAGAAGAAATTTGCTAAGCATCGATCCAGCTGTCACTGAAAAAAGTGATGCTTTTACGCTTGGATTAAATGCCATTTTACTAGGACAAGACGATATCGCCTTTAGCCTTTTTGCAAGAGCCAAGAGTACATTTGAAAGGGCGTGGCAAAGAGATAATACAACCTTTTGGCAGTACCAGATAAGCAAAAACGAAAGCTTTTTAAAAGAGCTAAGTGCCAGCAAGGACGCGAATATCTACTCGCTTTACGCAAGAGATTTGATCGGTGGCGAACCACTTGAAGTCATCGTACCAAAACCTAGCAAGCAAAATATCGAAAATTTTGACGTGAGCGATCCGTTTTTATGGAACAAAACTGCAGCCCTTGTAAAAGATATGAATGCCACGCAAGCAAGCGAATTTGCGAAGAAATTTTATACAAACGAAAGTATCGGTGCCTATGCATTTTTCATGCAAAAGGCACATGGCTGGGAGAAGCAATACTTCTTAATGCCAAGTTCTCCTGAGCTTGAGGGTATCAGCAACGAGAGAAAATCGATGATCTATGCTCTGGCTAGACAAGAGAGTCTCTTTATCCCAAGCGTAGTTTCTACTTCATACGCCCTTGGAATGATGCAGTTTATGCCATTTCTTGCAAATGCGATCGGCAAAAAAGAGCTAAAAATTCCAAATTTTGACCAGGACGATCTTTTTAAAACTGATGTTGCCTTTAAATTTGCAAATCACCACCTAAACTATCTTGATAAATTTCTCTATCATCCGCTCTTTACCGCATACGCGTACAACGGCGGTATTGGCTTTACTAAAAAGCTTATCACAAGAGATGATATGTTTAAAGAGGGAAAATTTGAGCCATTTTTGTCGATCGAGCTTGTCCCAGTCGGAGAAACTAGAAACTACGGCAAAAAGGTGCTTGCCAACTACGTGATCTATATGGCGCTTACTGGTTCCAATATAAAGATTTCGCAACTTTTCGAAAATTTAACAAAACCGGCTTTGACTGATAAATTTCGAAACTAA
- a CDS encoding Crp/Fnr family transcriptional regulator, whose product MIEKIPFFQGLNEEDLAKLEAISVVKKYKKGEFLFIEGEEPKWLIFLISGSVKLYKTTANGKEIFIHQLAPMNFVAEVVNFENIVYPASAIFTISGEVLKINYEKFAAEFLIKPEICMKFLKSMSEKIRITTNLLHQELILSSEEKVARFILDHEDLFNELKHTKISSILNMTPETFSRILNKFKTNGLVKLDEKNQILEKDVGGLQEIYSY is encoded by the coding sequence ATGATAGAAAAAATCCCGTTTTTTCAAGGCTTAAACGAAGAAGATTTAGCCAAACTTGAAGCCATAAGTGTCGTAAAAAAGTATAAAAAGGGTGAATTTTTATTTATAGAAGGCGAGGAGCCAAAATGGTTAATATTTTTGATAAGTGGCTCTGTCAAGCTTTATAAAACCACAGCAAATGGAAAAGAAATTTTTATTCATCAGCTAGCCCCTATGAATTTTGTAGCTGAAGTCGTAAATTTTGAAAATATTGTCTACCCAGCTAGTGCTATTTTTACCATATCTGGCGAGGTATTAAAGATAAATTATGAAAAATTCGCGGCTGAATTTTTAATAAAACCAGAAATTTGTATGAAATTTTTAAAGTCAATGTCTGAAAAGATAAGAATCACAACAAATCTACTTCATCAAGAGTTAATTTTAAGCTCAGAAGAAAAAGTGGCTAGGTTTATTTTAGACCATGAAGATTTATTTAACGAGCTAAAACATACAAAAATTTCATCAATACTTAATATGACTCCAGAAACTTTTTCGAGAATTTTAAATAAATTTAAAACAAATGGTTTGGTTAAACTTGACGAGAAGAACCAAATTTTGGAAAAAGATGTAGGTGGACTGCAAGAAATTTATTCTTATTGA